One Elaeis guineensis isolate ETL-2024a chromosome 10, EG11, whole genome shotgun sequence genomic window carries:
- the LOC105053439 gene encoding uncharacterized protein isoform X2, whose amino-acid sequence MAKTKAQSKSSSSSNSKKKKSAKSLLSGPAAAAMKAAKPVRANPFETIWSRRKFDILGKKRKGEERRVGLARSLAIEKRKKTLLKEYEESTKSSKFLDKRIGEKDDTLQEFDKAVMRMQRERQLKLKRTSKYNLSDGEEDDSSMPQVDDFEDEIAPDDDDDAFLGTERSANSSKHLSLHLMPDSSETSLPDEEEKTYKSKKQVMLEIISKSKYYKAQKAKDREEDEHLMEKLDKDFTSLAQTDALLSLTQPSKMNALKALLNKSDGIQSSKASSGSADKESSVKKEQPDSYDKLVKELVLDRRAQPSDRTKTSEEIAQEERERLEKLEEERQKRMLATDDTSDEDSDGGDNSHEPALKNFRAVSGDDLGDSFSMDESVANKSGWVNDIYENQDVDDHDQNEVNSVDSESNDQEGSDDDDDDDDDGESDENDTSGNDFRSMSTMKDWEQSDDDDLDLDGEEAEGPDEGDMDVNNKMSMDMQKQDSLKSHKFSAMDKLTPTGPEALPFVIEAPNNLTELCSLLDNRSDTEVVEAINRIRACNSIRLAAENRKKMQVFYGVLLQYFAVLATRSPLNIKIIKSLVRPLIEMSAETPYFAAICARQRLIHVRTRFCDDIKIPGKSSWPTLKTLLLLRLWSLIFPCSDLRHVVMTPALLLMCEYLMRCPIESGRDVAIGSFLCSMVFSVTKQSRKFCPEAIVFLQTLLMSSIGLESGLQHHSQFIHLKEIKGLKPWLSIRDQVCSVHPIDFLKVMDKQADSPFFASDNFKASMLLSVAETLKGFINIYEELSSFPEIFLPISALLHELLQKAKLPGMLRGNMEDIIDLIKKKTDEHHVLRQPLQMRKQKPVPIKLLNPKFEENFVKGRDYDPDRERAERKKMKKRLKSEKKGAVRELRKDNHFIFELKERDRMLEEEERAERYGKAMAFLQEQEHAFKSGQLGKGRKRRK is encoded by the exons ATGGCGAAGACAAAGGCCCAATCGAAATCTTCGAGCAGCTCCaattcgaagaagaagaagagtgccAAGAGCTTGCTTTCCGGCCCGGCGGCCGCCGCCATGAAGGCAGCGAAGCCTGTCCGGGCGAACCCCTTCGAGACCATCTGGTCTCGCCGCAAATTCGACATCCTTGGGAAGAAGCGCAAGGGTGAGGAACGCCGCGTCGGCCTTGCCCGTTCTCTCGCCATCGAAAAG AGAAAGAAGACTTTGCTGAAGGAGTACGAAGAGAGTACCAAGTCATCTAAGTTCCTGGATAAGCGAATTGGGGAAAAGGACGACACGCTCCAGGAATTCGACAAGGCTGTCATGCGTATGCAACGTGAGCGTCAG TTGAAGTTGAAAAGAACAAGCAAATATAATTTGTCTGATGGTGAGGAAGACGACTCTTCAATGCCTCAAGTGGATGACTTTGAGGATGAAATAGCtccagatgatgatgatgatgcatTTCTTGGGACAGAAA GGAGTGCAAATTCGTCAAAACATTTAAGTTTGCATCTCATGCCTGACTCGTCAGAAACTAGCTTGCCAGATGAAGAGGAAAAG ACCTATAAAAGCAAGAAGCAAGTAATGTTGGAGATAATTTCAAAGAGCAAATATTACAAG GCACAAAAAGCAAAGGATAGGGAAGAAGATGAACATCTAATGGAAAAGCTAGATAAAGACTTCACATCCTTGGCCCAAACAGATGCTCTACTGTCTCTAACGCAGCCAAGTAAGATGAATGCTCTAAAGGCTCTGCTGAATAAGAGTGATGGAATACAGTCTTCTAAAGCATCTTCTGGTTCAGCAGACAAAGAATCTTCCGTTAAAAAG GAACAACCTGATTCTTATGATAAACTTGTCAAAGAGCTGGTATTGGACAGGCGAGCTCAGCCATCAGACAGGACAAAGACTTCAGAAGAAATAGCCCAAGAAGAAAGAGAACGGCTTGAAAAACTGGAG GAGGAACGTCAAAAAAGAATGCTTGCTACTGATGATACCTCTGATGAAGACAGTGATGGTGGTGACAATAGCCATGAACCGGCATTGAAGAATTTCAGAGCTGTTTCTGGTGATGACCTTGGAGACTCCTTTTCAATGGATGAGAGTGTTGCAAATAAAAGTGGGTGGGTCAATGATATTTATGAAAATCAGGATGTGGATGATCATGACCAAAATGAAGTGAACTCCGTGGATTCGGAAAGCAATGACCAAGAAGGaagtgatgatgatgatgatgatgatgatgatggtgaaagtGATGAGAATGACACCAGTGGTAATGACTTTAGAAGTATGTCCACCATGAAAGATTGGGAGCAAAGCGATGATGATGATCTGGATTTGGATGGAGAAGAAGCAGAGGGCCCTGATGAGGGAGATATGGACGTCAATAACAAAATGAGCATGGACATGCAGAAACAAGATTCATTAAAATCTCATAAGTTTAGTGCTATGGACAAACTGACTCCAACCGGACCGGAGGCACTTCCGTTTGTGATTGAAGCTCCAAACAACCTGACAGAGTTATGTTCATTGCTGGACAACCGTTCAGATACTGAAGTAGTTGAGGCTATTAATCGAATTCGAGCATGCAATTCCATTAGACTTGCAGCAGAAAACCGGAAGAAGATGCAA gttTTTTATGGTGTTCTCTTGCAGTATTTTGCAGTCTTAGCTACCCGAAGTCCTTTAAACATCAAGATAATCAAGTCACTTGTTAGACCATTAATAGAGATGAGTGCAGAGACTCCATATTTTGCGGCGATTTGTGCCAGGCAACGGCTAATACACGTCCGGACTCGATTCTGTGACGATATCAAAATCCCAG GGAAAAGCAGCTGGCCAACTTTAAAGACTTTGCTTCTGTTGAGATTGTGGTCGCTGATATTTCCATGTTCTGACCTCCGCCATGTTGTTATGACACCTGCACTCCTATTGATGTGCGAGTATCTGATGCGTTGTCCCATAGAATCTGGTAGAGATGTTGCTATTGGATCATTTTTGTGTTCCATGGTGTTCTCG GTTACTAAGCAATCTCGAAAGTTCTGCCCTGAGGCTATAGTCTTTCTGCAAACTCTCCTAATGTCTTCTATAGGGTTAGAGTCTGGGCTGCAACATCATTCTCAG TTCATCCATCTTAAGGAAATTAAAGGACTGAAACCCTGGCTCAGTATCCGTGATCAAGTGTGTAGTGTACATCccattgatttcctcaaggtcATGGACAAGCAAGCTGACTCTCCTTTTTTTGCCTCTGATAACTTCAA GGCCAGTATGCTACTGTCTGTGGCTGAAACATTGAAAGGCTTTATCAACATATATGAAGAATTAAGCTCCTTTCCAGAAATATTCCTGCCAATTTCTGCATTGCTGCATGAATTGCTCCAGAAAGCTAAGTTACCAGGCATGTTACGAGGCAACATGGAAGATATTATCGACTTAATTAAGAAGAAAACTGATGAACATCACGTGCTGAGGCAACCACTGCAAATGCGGAAGCAAAAGCCAGTGCCAATCAAATTGTTGAATCCAAAATTTGAGGAGAA CTTTGTCAAGGGTAGAGATTATGATCCAGACCGAGAAAGAGCagagagaaaaaagatgaaaaaacgaTTAAAGAGTGAAAAGAAAGGAGCAGTACGTGAACTACGTAAAGATAATCATTTCATATTTGAATTGAAAGAGAGAGATAGGATGttggaggaagaggaaagagcggAGAGGTATGGGAAGGCAATGGCCTTCCTTCAAGAACAAGAGCATGCTTTCAAATCTGGACAATTAGGAAaaggaaggaagaggaggaaatgA
- the LOC105053439 gene encoding uncharacterized protein isoform X1 encodes MAKTKAQSKSSSSSNSKKKKSAKSLLSGPAAAAMKAAKPVRANPFETIWSRRKFDILGKKRKGEERRVGLARSLAIEKRKKTLLKEYEESTKSSKFLDKRIGEKDDTLQEFDKAVMRMQRERQLKLKRTSKYNLSDGEEDDSSMPQVDDFEDEIAPDDDDDAFLGTERSANSSKHLSLHLMPDSSETSLPDEEEKTYKSKKQVMLEIISKSKYYKAQKAKDREEDEHLMEKLDKDFTSLAQTDALLSLTQPSKMNALKALLNKSDGIQSSKASSGSADKESSVKKEQPDSYDKLVKELVLDRRAQPSDRTKTSEEIAQEERERLEKLEEERQKRMLATDDTSDEDSDGGDNSHEPALKNFRAVSGDDLGDSFSMDESVANKSGWVNDIYENQDVDDHDQNEVNSVDSESNDQEGSDDDDDDDDDGESDENDTSGNDFRSMSTMKDWEQSDDDDLDLDGEEAEGPDEGDMDVNNKMSMDMQKQDSLKSHKFSAMDKLTPTGPEALPFVIEAPNNLTELCSLLDNRSDTEVVEAINRIRACNSIRLAAENRKKMQVFYGVLLQYFAVLATRSPLNIKIIKSLVRPLIEMSAETPYFAAICARQRLIHVRTRFCDDIKIPGKSSWPTLKTLLLLRLWSLIFPCSDLRHVVMTPALLLMCEYLMRCPIESGRDVAIGSFLCSMVFSVTKQSRKFCPEAIVFLQTLLMSSIGLESGLQHHSQQFIHLKEIKGLKPWLSIRDQVCSVHPIDFLKVMDKQADSPFFASDNFKASMLLSVAETLKGFINIYEELSSFPEIFLPISALLHELLQKAKLPGMLRGNMEDIIDLIKKKTDEHHVLRQPLQMRKQKPVPIKLLNPKFEENFVKGRDYDPDRERAERKKMKKRLKSEKKGAVRELRKDNHFIFELKERDRMLEEEERAERYGKAMAFLQEQEHAFKSGQLGKGRKRRK; translated from the exons ATGGCGAAGACAAAGGCCCAATCGAAATCTTCGAGCAGCTCCaattcgaagaagaagaagagtgccAAGAGCTTGCTTTCCGGCCCGGCGGCCGCCGCCATGAAGGCAGCGAAGCCTGTCCGGGCGAACCCCTTCGAGACCATCTGGTCTCGCCGCAAATTCGACATCCTTGGGAAGAAGCGCAAGGGTGAGGAACGCCGCGTCGGCCTTGCCCGTTCTCTCGCCATCGAAAAG AGAAAGAAGACTTTGCTGAAGGAGTACGAAGAGAGTACCAAGTCATCTAAGTTCCTGGATAAGCGAATTGGGGAAAAGGACGACACGCTCCAGGAATTCGACAAGGCTGTCATGCGTATGCAACGTGAGCGTCAG TTGAAGTTGAAAAGAACAAGCAAATATAATTTGTCTGATGGTGAGGAAGACGACTCTTCAATGCCTCAAGTGGATGACTTTGAGGATGAAATAGCtccagatgatgatgatgatgcatTTCTTGGGACAGAAA GGAGTGCAAATTCGTCAAAACATTTAAGTTTGCATCTCATGCCTGACTCGTCAGAAACTAGCTTGCCAGATGAAGAGGAAAAG ACCTATAAAAGCAAGAAGCAAGTAATGTTGGAGATAATTTCAAAGAGCAAATATTACAAG GCACAAAAAGCAAAGGATAGGGAAGAAGATGAACATCTAATGGAAAAGCTAGATAAAGACTTCACATCCTTGGCCCAAACAGATGCTCTACTGTCTCTAACGCAGCCAAGTAAGATGAATGCTCTAAAGGCTCTGCTGAATAAGAGTGATGGAATACAGTCTTCTAAAGCATCTTCTGGTTCAGCAGACAAAGAATCTTCCGTTAAAAAG GAACAACCTGATTCTTATGATAAACTTGTCAAAGAGCTGGTATTGGACAGGCGAGCTCAGCCATCAGACAGGACAAAGACTTCAGAAGAAATAGCCCAAGAAGAAAGAGAACGGCTTGAAAAACTGGAG GAGGAACGTCAAAAAAGAATGCTTGCTACTGATGATACCTCTGATGAAGACAGTGATGGTGGTGACAATAGCCATGAACCGGCATTGAAGAATTTCAGAGCTGTTTCTGGTGATGACCTTGGAGACTCCTTTTCAATGGATGAGAGTGTTGCAAATAAAAGTGGGTGGGTCAATGATATTTATGAAAATCAGGATGTGGATGATCATGACCAAAATGAAGTGAACTCCGTGGATTCGGAAAGCAATGACCAAGAAGGaagtgatgatgatgatgatgatgatgatgatggtgaaagtGATGAGAATGACACCAGTGGTAATGACTTTAGAAGTATGTCCACCATGAAAGATTGGGAGCAAAGCGATGATGATGATCTGGATTTGGATGGAGAAGAAGCAGAGGGCCCTGATGAGGGAGATATGGACGTCAATAACAAAATGAGCATGGACATGCAGAAACAAGATTCATTAAAATCTCATAAGTTTAGTGCTATGGACAAACTGACTCCAACCGGACCGGAGGCACTTCCGTTTGTGATTGAAGCTCCAAACAACCTGACAGAGTTATGTTCATTGCTGGACAACCGTTCAGATACTGAAGTAGTTGAGGCTATTAATCGAATTCGAGCATGCAATTCCATTAGACTTGCAGCAGAAAACCGGAAGAAGATGCAA gttTTTTATGGTGTTCTCTTGCAGTATTTTGCAGTCTTAGCTACCCGAAGTCCTTTAAACATCAAGATAATCAAGTCACTTGTTAGACCATTAATAGAGATGAGTGCAGAGACTCCATATTTTGCGGCGATTTGTGCCAGGCAACGGCTAATACACGTCCGGACTCGATTCTGTGACGATATCAAAATCCCAG GGAAAAGCAGCTGGCCAACTTTAAAGACTTTGCTTCTGTTGAGATTGTGGTCGCTGATATTTCCATGTTCTGACCTCCGCCATGTTGTTATGACACCTGCACTCCTATTGATGTGCGAGTATCTGATGCGTTGTCCCATAGAATCTGGTAGAGATGTTGCTATTGGATCATTTTTGTGTTCCATGGTGTTCTCG GTTACTAAGCAATCTCGAAAGTTCTGCCCTGAGGCTATAGTCTTTCTGCAAACTCTCCTAATGTCTTCTATAGGGTTAGAGTCTGGGCTGCAACATCATTCTCAG CAGTTCATCCATCTTAAGGAAATTAAAGGACTGAAACCCTGGCTCAGTATCCGTGATCAAGTGTGTAGTGTACATCccattgatttcctcaaggtcATGGACAAGCAAGCTGACTCTCCTTTTTTTGCCTCTGATAACTTCAA GGCCAGTATGCTACTGTCTGTGGCTGAAACATTGAAAGGCTTTATCAACATATATGAAGAATTAAGCTCCTTTCCAGAAATATTCCTGCCAATTTCTGCATTGCTGCATGAATTGCTCCAGAAAGCTAAGTTACCAGGCATGTTACGAGGCAACATGGAAGATATTATCGACTTAATTAAGAAGAAAACTGATGAACATCACGTGCTGAGGCAACCACTGCAAATGCGGAAGCAAAAGCCAGTGCCAATCAAATTGTTGAATCCAAAATTTGAGGAGAA CTTTGTCAAGGGTAGAGATTATGATCCAGACCGAGAAAGAGCagagagaaaaaagatgaaaaaacgaTTAAAGAGTGAAAAGAAAGGAGCAGTACGTGAACTACGTAAAGATAATCATTTCATATTTGAATTGAAAGAGAGAGATAGGATGttggaggaagaggaaagagcggAGAGGTATGGGAAGGCAATGGCCTTCCTTCAAGAACAAGAGCATGCTTTCAAATCTGGACAATTAGGAAaaggaaggaagaggaggaaatgA